One genomic region from Cetobacterium sp. 8H encodes:
- the purK gene encoding 5-(carboxyamino)imidazole ribonucleotide synthase gives MSKSKTIGVLGGGQLAKMLCDSAKKMGYTSVILDPSSDACGKFSANLHLIKDYTDEKSLKEISELSGVITYEFENVPIESVEIIEKIGGNIPQGKTPLYLSQHRIREKNAVRDLGVKTAKYKQVSNIKDLKEALNEIGVPAILKTCSGGYDGKGQWKIKSESDLNNIKLESKEYILEEMVNFEKEVSCLVVRGTSGEVVNFPIGENIHKNGILNLTVVPAEISKRLEEKIIENSKKIIEKLGIVGPLGIEFFIAEEEIYFNEMAPRPHNSAHYTMDACNYSQFDIHLRAILGEKIPKIKLLKNVVMLNILGEDKEKLEKIQKSKKGIVHIYGKNSWEIGRKMGHVNFCGNDIDKLIELAKSF, from the coding sequence ATGAGCAAATCTAAAACTATAGGAGTATTAGGTGGTGGTCAGCTAGCAAAGATGCTTTGTGATTCAGCTAAAAAGATGGGATACACATCAGTTATATTAGATCCTAGTTCAGATGCTTGTGGAAAATTCTCAGCGAACCTTCATTTGATTAAAGATTATACAGACGAAAAAAGTTTAAAAGAAATATCTGAGCTTAGCGGTGTTATAACTTATGAGTTTGAAAATGTACCGATTGAATCTGTAGAGATTATAGAAAAAATAGGTGGAAATATACCTCAAGGGAAAACGCCTCTATATTTAAGTCAGCATAGAATTAGAGAAAAAAATGCTGTTAGGGATTTAGGAGTTAAAACAGCAAAATATAAACAAGTTTCAAATATAAAAGATTTAAAAGAAGCTTTAAATGAAATTGGAGTTCCGGCGATATTGAAAACTTGTTCTGGTGGATACGATGGAAAAGGACAGTGGAAAATAAAAAGTGAGTCGGATTTAAATAATATAAAATTGGAATCGAAAGAATATATTCTTGAAGAGATGGTAAATTTTGAAAAAGAGGTTTCTTGTTTAGTTGTAAGAGGAACAAGTGGAGAAGTAGTAAATTTTCCAATCGGTGAGAATATTCATAAAAATGGGATTCTTAACTTAACAGTTGTTCCAGCTGAAATTTCAAAGAGATTAGAAGAAAAAATAATAGAAAATTCAAAAAAAATAATTGAAAAATTAGGAATTGTAGGACCTTTAGGAATTGAATTTTTTATAGCAGAAGAGGAGATATATTTCAATGAGATGGCACCAAGACCTCACAACAGTGCTCACTATACTATGGATGCATGTAATTATTCACAGTTTGATATCCATTTAAGGGCAATTTTAGGAGAAAAGATTCCTAAGATTAAACTTTTAAAAAATGTAGTTATGTTAAATATATTGGGAGAAGATAAAGAAAAATTAGAAAAAATACAGAAAAGTAAAAAGGGGATAGTTCACATCTATGGGAAAAATTCTTGGGAGATAGGAAGAAAGATGGGACATGTTAATTTTTGTGGAAATGATATAGATAAATTAATAGAATTAGCAAAATCATTCTAG
- the purE gene encoding 5-(carboxyamino)imidazole ribonucleotide mutase, giving the protein MIKIGVIMGSKSDLPTMKQCLEILEELGIEYEAKIVSAHRTPDLMFNYAKEAKDRGIEVIIAGAGGAAHLPGMVASLTDLPVIGVPIETKILKGIDSLLSIVQMPGGVPVATVAIGGAKNAGILAAKIIALKDEKVANKIKEYRENMERMILDEQI; this is encoded by the coding sequence ATGATAAAAATAGGTGTAATAATGGGAAGTAAATCGGATTTACCAACTATGAAGCAGTGTTTAGAGATATTAGAGGAGTTAGGAATAGAGTATGAAGCAAAGATTGTTTCAGCTCACAGAACACCAGATCTAATGTTTAATTATGCTAAAGAAGCTAAAGATAGAGGAATCGAAGTTATTATAGCAGGAGCAGGTGGAGCAGCTCATTTACCAGGGATGGTTGCTAGTTTAACAGATTTGCCAGTTATTGGTGTACCTATAGAAACAAAGATACTAAAAGGAATAGATTCACTTCTTTCAATAGTTCAGATGCCAGGGGGAGTTCCTGTTGCAACAGTCGCAATAGGTGGAGCTAAAAATGCTGGAATATTGGCAGCTAAAATAATAGCTTTAAAAGATGAAAAAGTGGCTAATAAAATAAAAGAATATAGAGAAAATATGGAGAGGATGATTTTGGATGAGCAAATCTAA
- a CDS encoding efflux RND transporter permease subunit: protein MSLAGIAIRRPVATVMVMVSMVFLGIVSMLSMKSELLPNMNIPMVIVSTSWNGAVPDDVNSQITKKIEDALSGVDGIKKITSTSSFESSTVSIEFDYGVNIDLKRGDVQREIDAISGELPDDASKPVTQKKLAGSGNTAMMLNISGPNFLELTTFVNEFITPRFERIGGVGSVDTLGSPDKQIQIQFDTDRLSAYDLTPTELYDLIKTSSINVPLGVIKTGGKDVVARFMGEFNYLDEFENMILRSNGKTLRLKDVAKVVLTTEDQKEITALNGKTSVMLVIEKSTDGNILSINDNVKKALEEMKPYFPKGVEVTTVMDYSENINSSISGVKGNAVTGLVLATIVLFVFLKNIRATMLISLALPIAIVFTFAFLSLLGVTINVISLMGLSIGVGMLTDNSVVVIDNIYRHITELKKPVVEASEDGASEVTIAILASALTTMVVFIPVLFIPGIAREIFRDMSLSIIFSNVAALIVSLTLMPMVASRFLKADADITKEGKIFGKVKSTYDSIIEWAIVNRKKTVGLAFGAFFVMMILGPMLTRTEFIPKQDYGRYSVVLELEKGLSVERAEEITEQAIALVKKNPLTRTYTTIVKTDTGIVNVDIGPKTDRDVSIFEVMDTLRPELAKIPGVKYNLVDDYQSSGGSRDVEFRISSDNLEVADKIAKQVQDKISTIPGIKDITSSIEPGNVEARVVLNRDKLKSYGINPYEIGRTISYSFLGGNRSTGQTISVKTGTEEIDVLIRLPKDSRTRVSSLEELNVRTSDGKFIKVSDVADIVMAEGASQVTKTDKIFYASVSANDGGIGLSKVQSEIVKAFEETNPPKGVLYSWGGMSQLFNEAIVQMGMALAISIFLIYAILASQFENFLLPGIILASVPLAMIGVYGGLILTNSPFDMMVMIGIIMLAGTVVNNAIVLIDFIKILRERGYSTHDAVRESCKTRLRPILMTTMTTVCGMIPLALGFGEGAELYSGMSISVIFGLSFSTLLTLVVIPVLYIIVEEFIEKMSNKLKRKQK from the coding sequence ATGTCATTAGCAGGTATTGCTATACGTAGACCGGTTGCAACAGTAATGGTAATGGTATCGATGGTATTCTTAGGAATTGTTTCGATGCTATCTATGAAATCAGAGTTACTTCCAAATATGAATATACCGATGGTAATTGTTAGTACATCGTGGAACGGAGCTGTTCCAGACGATGTCAACAGTCAAATTACTAAAAAAATAGAGGATGCTTTATCAGGTGTTGATGGTATTAAGAAAATAACATCGACATCATCTTTTGAAAGCTCGACTGTAAGTATTGAATTTGATTACGGAGTGAACATAGATTTAAAAAGAGGAGATGTACAAAGAGAAATAGATGCAATTTCAGGAGAGTTACCAGATGACGCATCAAAACCGGTAACACAAAAAAAATTAGCGGGATCAGGAAATACAGCAATGATGTTAAATATATCAGGGCCTAACTTCCTAGAATTAACAACATTTGTTAATGAGTTTATCACACCAAGATTTGAAAGAATCGGAGGGGTTGGAAGTGTTGATACACTAGGATCACCAGATAAGCAAATTCAAATACAATTTGATACAGATAGATTATCAGCATATGATTTAACTCCAACAGAGTTATATGATCTAATAAAAACTTCATCTATAAATGTTCCATTAGGGGTAATAAAAACTGGTGGAAAAGATGTAGTTGCTAGATTTATGGGAGAATTTAACTACTTAGATGAATTTGAAAATATGATTTTAAGAAGTAATGGAAAAACGTTAAGACTTAAAGATGTAGCAAAGGTAGTTTTAACAACTGAAGATCAAAAAGAGATAACAGCATTAAATGGAAAAACATCTGTAATGTTAGTAATAGAAAAATCAACAGATGGAAATATCTTATCAATAAATGATAATGTAAAAAAAGCATTAGAAGAAATGAAACCATATTTCCCTAAAGGAGTAGAAGTAACAACAGTTATGGATTACTCTGAGAATATAAACTCTTCAATTTCAGGAGTAAAAGGAAATGCGGTAACAGGTTTAGTTCTTGCAACAATAGTTCTATTTGTATTTTTAAAAAATATAAGAGCGACAATGTTGATATCATTAGCACTACCAATTGCAATTGTATTTACGTTTGCTTTCCTATCACTTTTAGGGGTTACTATAAACGTAATATCTTTAATGGGATTATCGATAGGAGTAGGAATGCTAACGGACAACTCGGTTGTTGTTATAGATAATATATATAGACATATAACAGAACTTAAAAAGCCAGTTGTAGAAGCATCAGAAGATGGAGCTTCAGAAGTAACAATAGCAATATTAGCTTCAGCATTGACAACAATGGTAGTATTTATACCAGTATTATTTATTCCTGGTATTGCAAGAGAGATATTTAGAGATATGTCACTTTCTATAATTTTCTCAAACGTTGCGGCTTTAATTGTATCATTAACACTTATGCCAATGGTAGCAAGTAGATTCTTAAAAGCAGATGCAGATATAACTAAAGAGGGTAAAATCTTTGGAAAAGTAAAATCTACTTATGACTCTATAATTGAATGGGCAATAGTAAATAGAAAGAAAACAGTAGGATTAGCATTTGGAGCATTCTTTGTAATGATGATTTTAGGACCAATGTTAACGAGAACAGAATTTATTCCAAAACAAGACTATGGTAGATATTCTGTAGTTTTAGAGCTAGAAAAAGGTTTATCTGTTGAAAGAGCAGAAGAGATTACTGAGCAAGCTATAGCTCTTGTTAAAAAGAATCCTTTAACAAGAACATATACAACAATAGTTAAAACAGATACAGGAATAGTAAACGTTGATATAGGACCAAAAACAGATAGAGATGTTTCGATATTTGAAGTTATGGATACGCTTAGACCAGAGCTTGCTAAGATACCTGGAGTAAAATATAACTTAGTAGATGACTATCAATCTTCGGGTGGAAGTAGAGACGTAGAATTTAGAATATCATCTGATAACTTGGAAGTAGCTGATAAAATTGCTAAGCAAGTTCAAGATAAAATAAGCACTATTCCAGGAATTAAAGATATAACATCTAGTATTGAACCTGGAAACGTAGAAGCAAGAGTTGTTTTAAATAGAGATAAATTAAAATCTTACGGAATAAATCCTTATGAAATAGGAAGAACAATTAGTTACTCATTCTTAGGAGGAAATAGATCTACAGGACAAACGATCTCTGTAAAAACAGGAACAGAAGAGATAGATGTACTAATAAGATTACCAAAAGATTCAAGAACAAGAGTTAGTTCTTTAGAAGAGCTTAATGTAAGAACATCAGATGGTAAATTTATAAAAGTTTCGGATGTAGCTGACATAGTAATGGCAGAAGGAGCTTCTCAAGTAACAAAAACAGATAAAATTTTCTATGCATCAGTTTCAGCTAATGATGGTGGAATTGGACTTAGTAAAGTTCAAAGTGAGATAGTAAAAGCATTTGAAGAAACAAATCCGCCAAAAGGAGTTTTATATTCATGGGGTGGAATGTCTCAGTTATTTAATGAGGCAATAGTTCAAATGGGAATGGCATTAGCTATATCAATATTCTTAATATATGCTATACTTGCATCTCAATTTGAAAACTTCTTACTTCCAGGAATTATTCTGGCATCAGTACCATTAGCAATGATTGGAGTTTATGGAGGACTTATTTTAACAAACTCACCATTTGATATGATGGTTATGATAGGTATAATAATGCTGGCAGGAACAGTTGTAAATAATGCTATAGTACTTATAGATTTTATTAAAATCTTAAGAGAGAGAGGATATAGCACTCATGATGCAGTTAGAGAATCTTGTAAGACAAGACTTAGACCAATTTTAATGACAACAATGACAACAGTTTGTGGTATGATACCTCTAGCTTTAGGTTTTGGAGAGGGAGCAGAACTATATTCAGGAATGTCAATTTCAGTAATATTTGGACTATCATTCTCTACACTATTAACACTGGTTGTAATTCCGGTACTATATATAATAGTTGAGGAATTTATAGAAAAAATGTCAAATAAGTTAAAAAGAAAACAAAAATAA
- a CDS encoding efflux RND transporter periplasmic adaptor subunit, which translates to MKKGLYILSALALLMTACGKKEEAVIEKPKKPVIVTPVVKEEVSDLYITDGSVLPQEKVNHTLDSQGTVVTVLKQNGDFVKKGEVVVKFKDATTEANYNAAKFNYESTKNNFEKFNKLYEKQMVSQLEFLSYRDAYANATADFLSKKSNYEKLTRKSEITGYIGNLDLKPGNVVDANKTIFTVVDENMMNITVDFPGYWLNSLKVGSPATLKVSDLGGKNFDAKVKEINPIANSETKKFPVKLSIENKNGELKDGMYSKVIIPTEKRDGIVVPQEAVFIRDLLSYVYIIEDGKAKRIEVTTGAVAKPNIEILKGELNAGDKVVSDGIFGLADGDEVTINNETK; encoded by the coding sequence ATGAAAAAAGGACTATACATACTATCAGCATTAGCTTTATTGATGACTGCATGTGGAAAAAAAGAGGAAGCAGTAATAGAAAAACCAAAAAAACCGGTAATTGTAACACCAGTTGTTAAAGAGGAAGTATCAGATCTTTATATAACAGACGGATCAGTATTACCTCAAGAGAAAGTAAATCATACACTTGATTCACAAGGAACTGTAGTAACAGTATTAAAACAAAATGGAGATTTTGTAAAAAAAGGAGAGGTAGTAGTTAAATTTAAAGATGCGACAACAGAAGCAAATTATAATGCTGCAAAATTTAATTATGAATCAACAAAAAATAATTTTGAAAAATTTAATAAACTTTATGAGAAGCAAATGGTTTCACAATTAGAGTTTTTAAGCTATAGAGATGCTTATGCAAATGCTACGGCAGATTTTTTATCAAAAAAATCAAACTATGAGAAGCTAACAAGAAAATCAGAAATAACAGGATATATTGGAAACTTAGATTTAAAACCTGGGAATGTTGTAGATGCAAACAAAACAATATTTACTGTAGTAGATGAAAATATGATGAATATAACTGTTGATTTCCCAGGATACTGGTTAAATAGTTTAAAGGTTGGATCGCCTGCTACACTTAAAGTATCAGATTTAGGTGGGAAAAATTTTGATGCTAAAGTTAAAGAGATAAATCCAATTGCAAACTCAGAAACAAAAAAATTCCCTGTTAAACTTTCAATAGAAAATAAAAACGGAGAGTTAAAAGATGGAATGTATTCAAAAGTAATTATTCCGACAGAAAAAAGAGATGGAATTGTAGTTCCTCAAGAAGCTGTTTTCATAAGAGATCTATTAAGTTACGTTTATATAATAGAAGATGGTAAAGCTAAGAGAATAGAGGTTACAACTGGAGCAGTGGCAAAACCTAACATTGAAATTCTAAAGGGAGAATTAAATGCGGGGGATAAAGTTGTATCAGATGGAATATTCGGATTAGCTGATGGAGATGAAGTTACAATAAATAACGAAACAAAATAG
- a CDS encoding TolC family protein — protein sequence MKKLLGLLVIISTAAFSRELTLESAIDLALENGKTIKTSELSKENAELNVKRAFKTALPKVTYNGKYEKAEHTTRNMIIGDLEEAKFKSGYTQTIGIYQPLFKGGAITGGIIGAKASKNIADIFLLSEKRDVRLDIISVYSSIINYEKDLTVLESSMKELQARYNKQAEQLNLRLLTKADLLKTEYSILDLEAQITGTKTNLEIAKKDLKLKLMIPTNETLTLKEFQVPENLTAGIDFDRDLNQALTNSLSSRLASNKVDYAEAERMVARSSLLPEVEAFGTYGTAGEKRDFEDGFDNAEWRGGIAVKWDVFKFGSDLDQYNVAKNSEKIENINKDLTSDDIKLSVTRDYKELIRLQQLRDSRSKALEAARENLAIDTERYNTGLISTVDFLLSESQYRQAAVDYNSAVLNYFVAFEKYRSALI from the coding sequence ATGAAAAAATTATTAGGACTACTAGTAATAATATCAACAGCAGCCTTTTCTAGAGAACTGACATTAGAAAGTGCGATTGATTTAGCGTTAGAAAATGGAAAGACAATAAAAACATCTGAACTTTCTAAAGAAAATGCAGAGTTGAATGTAAAAAGAGCTTTTAAAACAGCTCTTCCAAAAGTAACATATAATGGAAAATACGAAAAAGCTGAGCATACAACAAGAAATATGATTATTGGTGATCTAGAGGAAGCGAAGTTTAAAAGTGGATACACTCAAACTATAGGCATCTATCAACCTCTTTTTAAAGGTGGAGCAATAACTGGTGGAATTATAGGTGCAAAAGCTTCCAAAAATATTGCTGATATATTTTTATTATCAGAAAAAAGAGACGTTAGACTGGATATAATTTCAGTGTATTCAAGTATAATAAATTATGAAAAAGATTTAACTGTTTTAGAGTCTTCGATGAAAGAGCTGCAAGCTAGATATAATAAACAAGCTGAACAGCTTAACTTAAGATTGCTTACAAAAGCAGATCTATTAAAAACAGAATACTCAATCCTAGATTTAGAAGCACAAATAACTGGAACTAAGACAAATTTAGAAATAGCTAAAAAAGATCTGAAATTGAAATTAATGATTCCAACAAATGAAACTTTGACTTTAAAAGAATTTCAAGTACCTGAAAATTTAACGGCTGGAATAGATTTTGATAGAGATTTAAATCAAGCTTTAACAAACAGTTTATCATCAAGACTAGCAAGCAATAAAGTTGATTATGCTGAAGCTGAAAGAATGGTGGCAAGATCAAGTCTTTTACCAGAAGTTGAAGCTTTCGGAACTTATGGAACAGCTGGAGAGAAGCGTGATTTTGAAGATGGCTTTGATAATGCAGAGTGGAGAGGCGGAATTGCGGTAAAATGGGATGTATTTAAATTTGGAAGCGATCTAGATCAATATAATGTCGCTAAAAATAGTGAGAAGATTGAAAATATAAATAAAGATTTAACTTCAGATGATATAAAATTATCTGTTACAAGAGATTATAAAGAGCTTATTCGTTTACAACAATTAAGAGATTCTAGAAGTAAAGCTTTAGAAGCAGCAAGAGAAAACTTAGCAATAGATACAGAAAGATACAATACAGGATTAATTTCAACAGTAGATTTTCTTCTGTCTGAAAGTCAGTATAGACAAGCAGCAGTAGATTATAATTCAGCAGTGTTGAATTATTTTGTAGCATTTGAAAAATATAGATCAGCGCTTATTTAA
- a CDS encoding TetR/AcrR family transcriptional regulator, with protein MQKRDKKQQILEAGKDVLLKKGIFKTRVEDVTNYLGIAKGSFYTYFKSKDQLLEEIIIQFFDIRKNEFEEIEKSTEDFRDKIKKFIIRRFAITTSENLKSHLILINLTRNLEHLSSELRTKLIEIELLNRKILREILTQAIVKNLKIGYSKKELEVLIIFIMGGIKSYRLDRLFYKNKEDYFISDIKDLQERMQNIDLENEIELLTNGIIKILTGGK; from the coding sequence ATGCAAAAAAGAGATAAAAAACAGCAGATTTTGGAAGCAGGTAAAGATGTCTTGTTAAAAAAAGGAATTTTTAAAACAAGAGTTGAAGATGTAACAAATTACTTAGGAATAGCCAAAGGTAGTTTTTATACATATTTTAAATCGAAAGATCAACTTTTAGAAGAAATAATTATTCAGTTTTTTGATATAAGAAAAAATGAATTTGAAGAAATTGAAAAAAGTACCGAAGATTTTAGAGATAAAATAAAAAAATTTATAATAAGAAGATTTGCTATAACAACATCAGAAAATTTAAAATCTCATTTAATTTTGATTAATTTAACAAGAAATTTAGAGCATCTTAGCTCTGAACTTAGAACTAAATTAATAGAAATTGAACTCTTAAATAGAAAAATACTAAGAGAGATACTTACACAAGCAATTGTAAAAAATTTGAAGATTGGGTACTCCAAAAAAGAGTTAGAAGTTTTAATAATTTTTATAATGGGTGGGATAAAATCATATAGGTTAGATCGACTTTTTTATAAAAATAAAGAAGATTATTTTATAAGTGATATAAAAGATTTGCAAGAAAGAATGCAAAATATAGATTTAGAAAATGAAATAGAGCTTCTGACCAATGGAATTATAAAAATATTAACAGGAGGAAAATAA
- a CDS encoding SpoIID/LytB domain-containing protein — MNTKKSVKKILIGICLLTIVGCSSSTPKKEYYENLQSTSQKNNLKGDRVELYSGYKKDKFPVAKPIPYLSYVNDTLVPKTPFKSYSENEFLAFYKNIKAKGHGDNSSYWRWHFKLTKKELNNILNKTLPALSSRRSREVLTYSNGEWIAKPLPLNPVGELQDLKVVQRGQSGLIIKLLVKGTRGKYLVVKEGNIRNVLGLSKSSTGTEVKVYGAKGGSEKYLDKPISRNPSLLPSGFFSFEKTSAGEYKFYGGGYGHGSGVPQWSAMDLTKNKGYSYQKVLQRYYTNTKLRDINSVAGIGKNIRVGIMTSGFSSIDHSKIGIYSYGTIKLKSKGGDLKINPRTYVEFINQNGFTSVLIGGKVKLKTKHYISLSSNRMISVTNIKRNVKNYKYPSYRGSFEIRQSKNKGKLNLINEVSIEDYLLQVVPSEMPKSFGLEALKVQAIAARTYAAKDILRKRYQSLGFHILDSTQSQVYNNLDENEVAVQAVKSTKGLILVHEGKPIDAKYYSTSSGFNSNAHNVW; from the coding sequence ATGAATACAAAAAAATCAGTGAAAAAAATATTAATAGGAATTTGCTTACTAACAATAGTAGGGTGTAGTAGTAGTACTCCAAAAAAAGAATATTATGAAAATCTACAGTCAACATCACAAAAAAATAATTTAAAAGGGGATAGGGTGGAGCTCTATAGTGGGTATAAAAAGGATAAATTTCCAGTTGCTAAACCAATTCCTTATCTAAGTTATGTAAATGATACTCTAGTCCCAAAAACACCGTTTAAAAGTTATAGTGAAAACGAATTTTTAGCATTTTATAAAAATATAAAAGCAAAAGGTCATGGAGATAATTCGAGTTATTGGAGATGGCACTTTAAACTGACTAAAAAAGAGTTGAATAACATTTTAAATAAGACATTACCAGCACTCTCATCAAGAAGGTCAAGAGAGGTTTTAACATATTCTAATGGAGAATGGATAGCAAAACCATTACCTTTAAATCCTGTGGGAGAATTACAAGATTTAAAGGTTGTTCAAAGAGGACAATCAGGACTAATAATAAAGCTATTAGTAAAGGGAACTCGTGGTAAATATCTTGTTGTAAAAGAGGGGAATATAAGAAATGTCTTGGGACTTAGCAAATCTTCAACAGGAACAGAAGTTAAGGTATATGGAGCTAAGGGTGGAAGTGAAAAATATTTAGACAAACCGATTTCAAGAAATCCATCTTTGCTTCCATCAGGATTTTTTTCATTTGAAAAAACTTCAGCAGGAGAATATAAGTTTTATGGTGGGGGATATGGACATGGTTCTGGGGTTCCACAATGGTCAGCTATGGATTTAACTAAAAATAAAGGTTATAGCTATCAAAAGGTTTTACAAAGATACTATACAAATACGAAGTTAAGAGACATTAATTCTGTTGCTGGAATTGGAAAGAATATAAGAGTAGGAATAATGACTTCAGGATTTTCAAGCATAGATCATTCGAAGATAGGAATATATTCTTATGGAACAATAAAATTGAAGAGTAAGGGTGGAGATTTAAAAATAAACCCAAGAACGTATGTTGAATTTATAAATCAAAATGGATTTACATCCGTGCTAATTGGTGGAAAAGTTAAATTGAAAACAAAACATTATATATCGTTAAGTTCAAATAGAATGATATCAGTAACGAATATAAAAAGAAATGTAAAAAATTATAAATATCCATCATATAGAGGAAGTTTTGAGATTAGACAGTCAAAAAATAAAGGGAAATTGAATCTAATAAATGAGGTTTCTATTGAAGATTATTTACTTCAAGTTGTGCCAAGTGAAATGCCAAAAAGTTTTGGGCTAGAAGCTTTAAAAGTTCAAGCCATTGCCGCTAGAACATATGCTGCAAAAGACATTTTGAGAAAAAGATATCAAAGTTTAGGTTTTCATATTTTAGATAGTACACAGAGTCAAGTATATAATAATTTAGATGAAAATGAAGTTGCAGTTCAAGCTGTAAAATCGACTAAAGGTTTGATTTTAGTGCACGAAGGTAAACCTATTGATGCAAAATACTACTCAACATCATCCGGTTTTAATTCAAACGCACATAATGTTTGGTAA
- the kdsB gene encoding 3-deoxy-manno-octulosonate cytidylyltransferase: protein MKFLGVIPARYESTRLPRKPLKDICGYPMIEWVYKRALKSNLDKVVVATDSQEVYDEVKKFGGEVILTSKNHLNGTSRIAEVCQKITDYDVIINIQGDEPLIEPEMINSLIDSFKHEKDLKMSTLKHKLIKKEDIENPNFVKVVTDKKDYAIYFSRSVIPYPRNENLDIYYKHVGIYGYKRDFVLEYSNLESTPLENSESLEQLRVLENGYKIKVLETKFEVIGVDTQDELEKVRLHIKEKGITL from the coding sequence ATGAAGTTTTTAGGAGTTATACCAGCAAGATATGAATCTACAAGGTTACCAAGAAAACCGTTGAAAGATATATGCGGATACCCAATGATAGAATGGGTATATAAAAGAGCTTTAAAATCTAACTTAGATAAGGTTGTAGTAGCAACAGATTCACAAGAGGTTTATGATGAGGTAAAAAAGTTTGGAGGAGAGGTAATTCTGACAAGTAAGAATCATCTAAACGGAACAAGTAGAATAGCTGAGGTTTGTCAGAAAATAACAGACTATGATGTTATAATTAATATTCAAGGTGATGAACCTCTTATAGAGCCAGAAATGATCAATTCATTAATAGATTCATTTAAGCATGAAAAAGATCTCAAAATGTCAACCCTAAAGCACAAGTTGATAAAAAAAGAGGATATAGAAAATCCAAATTTTGTAAAAGTTGTAACAGATAAAAAAGATTATGCAATCTACTTCTCTAGAAGTGTGATACCTTATCCTAGAAATGAAAATTTAGATATATATTATAAGCATGTTGGAATCTACGGATATAAAAGAGATTTTGTTCTAGAATATTCAAATTTAGAGAGTACACCTTTAGAAAATTCAGAATCTTTAGAGCAACTTAGAGTTTTAGAAAATGGATATAAGATTAAAGTTTTAGAAACTAAATTTGAAGTTATTGGTGTAGATACACAAGATGAGTTAGAAAAAGTAAGATTACATATAAAAGAAAAAGGAATAACTTTATAA
- a CDS encoding histidine phosphatase family protein yields MLRIYFVRHGETLWNTLKIFQGRSNSPLTDLGISQAKKLSEHLKDLNFTKIYSSPLDRAMSTTKLIIGNRDLEITPIEEFQEIAMGDVEGIPREEFEKNYPIEYHNFWNNAVEYNPSAYSGESYSEVLERVQKGLDKIVSENKDGNILVISHGVTLKAIFNIINNKGIDEFSKQPVPENTSTTIVEYENNKFKIIKFSDTEHLK; encoded by the coding sequence ATGTTACGTATCTATTTTGTTAGACATGGAGAAACGCTATGGAACACTTTAAAAATTTTTCAAGGAAGATCTAACTCCCCTTTAACGGACTTAGGAATCAGTCAAGCTAAAAAGCTTTCGGAACACTTAAAAGATTTAAACTTTACTAAAATTTACTCTTCACCTTTAGATAGAGCTATGTCAACTACAAAGCTAATTATTGGAAATAGAGATCTTGAAATTACTCCAATTGAAGAATTTCAAGAAATTGCGATGGGAGATGTTGAAGGAATTCCAAGAGAAGAGTTTGAAAAGAATTATCCTATTGAGTACCATAACTTTTGGAATAATGCTGTTGAGTATAATCCAAGTGCTTATTCTGGTGAAAGTTATTCAGAAGTTTTAGAAAGAGTTCAAAAAGGATTAGATAAAATAGTTTCTGAAAATAAAGATGGAAATATTTTGGTAATAAGCCACGGAGTTACATTAAAAGCTATTTTTAATATTATTAATAATAAAGGTATTGATGAATTTTCAAAACAACCTGTTCCTGAAAATACAAGCACAACCATTGTTGAGTATGAAAATAATAAATTCAAAATTATTAAATTTTCAGATACCGAGCATTTAAAATAA